From the genome of Streptomyces sp. NBC_00523:
GTGGTGTCGCCCCAGGCGGTCACCGAGGTACGGCGGCCCGCCGCCGCGTCGCCCCGGACGTGCGAGAAGTCCTTGGTCACGGCGCCCACCACGCACATCCACAGCGACATGGCGGCGGCCAGGACGAGCATCGCGCCCGGCGGCCTGCCCTCCCCCGCGGCCGTCCAGCCCGCCGCGTACGTCAGCAGGCCCATCAGCAGGACGGACCCCGAGGTGCCGGCCGCGCTGCGCTTGAGCTGGAAGGGCGCCGCGGAGTAGGCGTAGCCGAGGAAGAGGAACGCCAGCACGAACGTGATCAGCAGGATGTTGTTGCAGGCCAGCGCGGTGACGACGGAGCCGGCGGCGGAGAGCCAGGTCAGCCGGGCGGCCGCCGTCGGCGAGAGGTCGCCCCGGGCGATCGGCCGCCCGGTCCGGTTCAGCCGGTCCTCCTGGACGTCCGACACCCCGTTGATGCCGTACGTGAAGAGGGTCGCCAGGACCCAGCTGACCGCCGGGGCGATCAGCCCGGGCCCCACCCCCGTGAGCCCGCCCCCGGCGGTGACCGCGGCGGCGGCCAGGAAACGCATCAGAAAGACGATCTGCACACTGACGCGGGCCTCTTCGAGGAAGAGGACGGCGGCGCGTGCCGTACCTGCGATCCGCAGGGTGGAAGTCGGTGTCGCGGAACTGAGCTGTGCGGTGTATGCCCCCATGACCAGGGACATTAATGACGGGCCCGGGACACACACATGCCCCATCGGCGGGCGTTCCGATACCCCTTTTGGGGAAGGGGCCGTATCGGAAGGACCGCCGACGGGGCAGTGCCGGCAGCTGAGTTGACGGAGCGTCAGCTCTCCCGCTGGGCGCCCGTCACCGAGGGCAGGTTGACCAGCAGGGCGGCGAGCAGGCCGATGATGAGGCCGGTGAAGTGGACCTGCTGGGCGGCGCCGATGTAGATCCAGTAGCCGAAGAACATGCCGCCCGAGAGGAACAGCAGGAACAGCCCGGCGAAGGCGCCCAGCGCGATGTTGGCGCGCTGCGTCACGACGATCCCGGTCTCCAGACCGCGCGCCCTGCGCCACAGCCCGTACGCCGCCCGGGCCAGCAGGGCCACGATCAGCAGCTCGTAGATGATGACGCCGATCAGCGCCGGTGTGGCCATGGACTCGGGCATCGCGCGCCATTCCAGGCCGTTGCCCCGTATCGGGTCCTTCACCAGGTCGCGCATGGTCAGCATCGAGCCGATGAGCGCCTTGTTGGTGCCGAAGTCGTTGAGGTTGTTGAGGGTGACGAGGCCCAGCCACAGGGTGAGCCCGCTCATCAGGAACGCGTTGAGCGCGGCGAGCCGGGAGCGGACGGCGAGGTCCGGCCGGCCGGTGGCCCGCGGGCCCGTCGTGTCCTGCGTCGCGGTGGGCCGGTCGGCGGTCAGTGCCATGGGGAGACTCCTCGGAGCAGAAGGGAAGGGGTGCGGTGCGATGCCTTCAGCCTGCCGCTCCCGCCGCCGCCCCGGCAGCTCCCTCTTCGGGCTGCCCGGCCGGGATGGCCCGTGGGCCTGCCCGTACGCACTGCCCGTTCGGGCCCCTCGGGCGGCCAGGGGTACGTCCCCGAATTCCATTGCCCGGGGCCCGGGTTGTCGAGCAGGATCGGACCCCGTGACCACCACCGAAACGCCGCAGCCCGCCGTCCCGCCCCGTCCCCTCGCGCTCATCACCGGGGTCGGCCGCACGGTCGGCATCGGTGCCGGGATCGCCCGCCAACTGGCCTCGTCCGGCTGGGACATCGCCTTCACCTACTGGACGCCCTACGACCGGCGCATGACCTGGGGCGAGGAGCGCGGGGCGACAGCGGCCATCGAGGCGTCGCTCGCCGCGCACGGCGCCCGCACCGCCGCGATCGAGGCGGACCTGATCGACCCGGACGCCCCCACCCGGATCTTCGACGAGGCGGAGCGCCGGATCGGGCCGGTCACCGCGCTCGTCCTGAGCCACGCCGAATCCGTGGACTCCGGGCTCCTGGACACCACCCTCGCGAGTTTCGACCGCCACTTCGCGGTGAACGCCCGCGCCACGTGGCTGCTGATACGGGAGTACGCGCTGCGCTTCCGCGCCCCCGCCGGGACGGGCCGGATCGTCGCGCTCACCAGCGACCACACCGTCGGCAACCTGCCGTACGGGGCCAGCAAGGGCGCCCTGGACCGCATCACGCTGGCCGCCGCGCGCGAACTGGCGCACCTCGGGGTCACCGCCAACGTCATCAACCCGGGCCCCGTGGACACCGGGTGGATGAGCGAGGAGCTGGCGGAGGAGCTGCGCCTGGGCACCCCGCTGGGCCGGCTCGGCACCCCGCAGGACACCGCCCACCTGGTGGACTTCCTGTGCTCGCCGCAGGGC
Proteins encoded in this window:
- a CDS encoding UbiA family prenyltransferase, translating into MGAYTAQLSSATPTSTLRIAGTARAAVLFLEEARVSVQIVFLMRFLAAAAVTAGGGLTGVGPGLIAPAVSWVLATLFTYGINGVSDVQEDRLNRTGRPIARGDLSPTAAARLTWLSAAGSVVTALACNNILLITFVLAFLFLGYAYSAAPFQLKRSAAGTSGSVLLMGLLTYAAGWTAAGEGRPPGAMLVLAAAMSLWMCVVGAVTKDFSHVRGDAAAGRRTSVTAWGDTTARLVGGAGALLTGGGFLAAALTGWPALLGPAAAVLAGGSLVVAVLCYSTRGDAARGRTPYRAFMVTQHLVHLTLFAGLFVTA
- a CDS encoding DUF2165 family protein encodes the protein MALTADRPTATQDTTGPRATGRPDLAVRSRLAALNAFLMSGLTLWLGLVTLNNLNDFGTNKALIGSMLTMRDLVKDPIRGNGLEWRAMPESMATPALIGVIIYELLIVALLARAAYGLWRRARGLETGIVVTQRANIALGAFAGLFLLFLSGGMFFGYWIYIGAAQQVHFTGLIIGLLAALLVNLPSVTGAQRES
- a CDS encoding SDR family oxidoreductase, coding for MTTTETPQPAVPPRPLALITGVGRTVGIGAGIARQLASSGWDIAFTYWTPYDRRMTWGEERGATAAIEASLAAHGARTAAIEADLIDPDAPTRIFDEAERRIGPVTALVLSHAESVDSGLLDTTLASFDRHFAVNARATWLLIREYALRFRAPAGTGRIVALTSDHTVGNLPYGASKGALDRITLAAARELAHLGVTANVINPGPVDTGWMSEELAEELRLGTPLGRLGTPQDTAHLVDFLCSPQGQWVNGQLLKSNGGAA